Proteins encoded within one genomic window of Kiloniellales bacterium:
- a CDS encoding prephenate dehydratase, translated as MAEPPQPEPFIAFQGVAGAYSDMACRAVFPDLTTLPCPDFEDTFAAVSDGRARLAMIPIENSSAGRVADIHHLLPESGLHIIGEHFQRVDHHLLAPKGAQLEGIRTVQSHVQALSQCRDFIRRHGYKPVVRADTAGAAEEVAAAGDPSRAAIASALAGEIYGLDSLAEDVQDTEHNTTRFLLMAKDPVHPESDQGPVITSFVFRVRSVPAALYKALGGFATNGINITKLESYIVDANFTVAQFYADIEGHPEDRLVRLALEELSFFSREVKILGVYAAHPFRSSGEYRGG; from the coding sequence ATGGCCGAACCCCCTCAGCCCGAGCCCTTCATCGCCTTCCAGGGCGTCGCCGGCGCCTATTCGGACATGGCCTGCCGGGCGGTCTTTCCGGATCTCACGACCCTGCCTTGTCCGGACTTCGAGGACACCTTCGCCGCGGTCTCCGACGGCCGGGCGCGCCTGGCGATGATCCCGATCGAGAACTCCAGCGCCGGCCGGGTCGCCGACATCCACCACCTGCTGCCCGAGTCCGGCCTGCACATTATCGGCGAGCACTTCCAGCGGGTCGATCATCACCTCCTGGCGCCCAAGGGCGCCCAGCTGGAGGGAATTCGGACGGTGCAGAGCCACGTCCAGGCCCTTTCGCAATGCCGGGACTTCATCCGCCGCCATGGCTACAAGCCCGTGGTTCGTGCCGACACCGCGGGCGCGGCCGAAGAGGTCGCGGCGGCGGGCGACCCCAGCCGGGCCGCCATCGCCTCCGCCCTGGCCGGCGAGATCTACGGCCTCGACAGCCTGGCCGAAGACGTTCAGGACACCGAGCACAACACCACGCGCTTCCTGCTGATGGCCAAGGATCCGGTGCATCCCGAGTCCGACCAGGGCCCGGTGATCACCTCCTTCGTGTTCCGGGTGCGCTCGGTGCCGGCGGCGCTCTACAAGGCCCTGGGCGGCTTCGCGACCAACGGCATCAACATCACCAAGCTGGAAAGCTACATCGTCGACGCCAACTTCACGGTGGCGCAGTTCTACGCCGACATCGAAGGCCATCCCGAGGACCGCCTGGTCCGCCTGGCCCTCGAGGAGCTGAGCTTCTTCTCCCGCGAGGTCAAGATCCTCGGCGTCTACGCCGCCCACCCCTTCCGCAGCAGCGGCGAGTACCGGGGCGGTTGA
- a CDS encoding ABC transporter permease — translation MADRLFGKTLTPINQRRLANFKANRRGYWSFWIFLVVFGLSLFAEVIANDKPFLVVFDGGIYSPILRFYPETEFGGTLRSEADYTDPEVQRMIDDKGWMLWPLIRFNHRTVAWDLSDPAPTPPDSKHWLGTDDQARDVVARLIYGFRISVLFGFALTIVSAIIGVSAGAIQGYYGGWIDLLAQRFIEIWSSVPQLYIIIIIASVIEPNFWWLLIVLLLFSWIGFVGVVRAEFLKTRNFDYVRASRALGATNTRIIFHHVLPNAMVATLTFMPFTLAGSVTILTSLDFIGVGLPPGSASLGDLLAQGKANLQAPWLGLTGFFVIGSMLTLLIFIGEAVRDAFDPRKLFAAPPAAESTPDVRPSTTPERAPQGAE, via the coding sequence GTGGCCGATCGCCTCTTCGGCAAGACACTGACGCCGATCAACCAGCGCCGCCTGGCCAATTTCAAGGCCAATCGCCGGGGCTATTGGTCCTTCTGGATCTTCCTCGTGGTCTTCGGTCTGTCGCTCTTCGCCGAGGTCATCGCCAACGACAAGCCTTTCCTGGTGGTGTTCGACGGCGGGATCTATTCGCCGATCCTGCGTTTCTATCCGGAAACCGAATTCGGCGGCACCTTGCGTTCGGAAGCCGACTACACGGACCCCGAGGTGCAACGGATGATCGATGACAAGGGTTGGATGCTCTGGCCGCTGATCCGCTTCAACCATCGCACCGTGGCCTGGGATCTCTCCGATCCCGCCCCGACCCCGCCCGATTCCAAGCACTGGCTCGGTACCGACGATCAGGCCCGGGACGTCGTCGCGCGCCTGATCTATGGCTTCCGGATCTCGGTGCTCTTCGGTTTCGCCTTGACCATCGTCTCCGCGATCATCGGAGTCAGCGCGGGCGCCATTCAAGGGTACTACGGCGGCTGGATCGATCTTCTGGCCCAGCGCTTTATCGAGATCTGGTCGTCGGTCCCGCAGCTCTACATCATCATCATCATTGCCTCGGTCATCGAACCGAACTTCTGGTGGCTGCTGATCGTGCTGTTGTTGTTCTCCTGGATCGGCTTCGTCGGCGTGGTGCGGGCCGAGTTCCTCAAGACCCGCAACTTCGACTACGTCCGCGCCAGCCGGGCGCTCGGCGCCACCAATACGCGGATCATCTTTCACCACGTTCTGCCCAACGCCATGGTCGCGACCCTCACCTTCATGCCTTTCACCTTGGCCGGGTCCGTGACCATCCTGACCTCCCTCGATTTCATCGGAGTCGGCCTGCCGCCCGGTTCGGCCTCGCTGGGCGACCTCTTGGCGCAGGGCAAGGCGAACCTGCAGGCGCCCTGGCTCGGGCTGACGGGCTTCTTCGTCATCGGCAGCATGCTGACCCTGCTGATCTTCATCGGCGAGGCGGTGCGCGACGCCTTCGATCCGCGCAAGCTCTTCGCCGCACCGCCGGCGGCGGAGAGCACGCCCGACGTGCGGCCGAGCACCACGCCGGAGCGCGCGCCGCAGGGGGCCGAGTGA
- the yejB gene encoding microcin C ABC transporter permease YejB, whose product MTAYIIRRLFLLIPTLFVIMLINFVVLQFLPGGPVEQIIAEITGEGSEITERVTRGGQGELSTQTSGPQAGAGQSEGPRGAYRGAQGLDPEYIAELEKQFGLDKPWYQRFWIMLANYAVFDFGDSFFRDQPVVDLIVEKMPVSISLGVWSTIIIYLISIPLGVAKAVRDGTDFDVWTSGAVIIAYAIPGFLFAVLLLVVLAGGVYLDWFPLSGLTSEGWEDLSVIEKVLDYLWHLALPVLAISLSGFAGLTMLTKNSFLDQIGMQYVATARAKGLAERRVLFGHVFRNAMLIVISGFPALLIGMLFTGSFLIEVIFSLDGLGLLGFEAIFNRDYPIVLGTLYAFTLFGLLLGIITDLTYTLIDPRIDFETRET is encoded by the coding sequence ATGACGGCCTACATCATCCGCCGGCTCTTCCTGCTGATCCCGACCTTGTTCGTGATCATGCTGATCAACTTCGTCGTCCTGCAGTTCCTGCCGGGCGGGCCGGTGGAGCAGATCATCGCCGAGATCACCGGCGAAGGCAGCGAGATCACGGAGCGCGTCACACGCGGCGGCCAAGGCGAGCTCTCGACCCAGACCTCGGGCCCGCAGGCCGGCGCGGGACAATCCGAAGGGCCGCGCGGGGCATATCGTGGGGCCCAGGGGCTGGATCCGGAATACATTGCCGAACTGGAGAAGCAGTTCGGTCTGGACAAGCCCTGGTACCAGCGCTTCTGGATCATGCTCGCCAACTACGCCGTCTTCGACTTCGGCGACTCCTTCTTTCGCGACCAGCCCGTGGTCGACCTCATCGTCGAAAAGATGCCCGTCTCCATTTCTCTCGGCGTTTGGTCCACCATAATCATCTATCTGATCTCCATCCCCCTGGGAGTCGCCAAGGCGGTACGCGACGGCACGGACTTCGACGTCTGGACATCGGGCGCGGTCATCATCGCCTATGCGATCCCGGGATTCCTCTTCGCCGTCCTGCTTCTGGTGGTCTTGGCCGGCGGTGTCTACCTGGATTGGTTCCCGCTTTCCGGCCTTACGTCGGAGGGCTGGGAGGATCTGTCCGTCATCGAGAAGGTGCTCGACTATCTCTGGCACCTGGCTTTGCCCGTCCTGGCCATATCCTTGAGCGGCTTTGCCGGACTCACGATGCTGACCAAGAACTCCTTCCTCGATCAGATCGGCATGCAATACGTCGCGACCGCGCGGGCCAAGGGCCTCGCCGAGCGCCGCGTGCTCTTCGGCCACGTCTTCCGCAACGCCATGCTGATCGTGATTTCCGGTTTCCCGGCCCTGCTGATCGGCATGCTCTTCACCGGCTCGTTTCTGATCGAAGTCATCTTCTCGCTCGACGGCCTGGGCCTGCTCGGCTTCGAAGCCATCTTCAATCGCGACTACCCCATCGTCCTGGGCACCTTGTATGCCTTCACCCTCTTCGGCCTGCTGCTGGGCATCATCACCGATCTGACCTACACCCTGATCGATCCCCGCATCGATTTCGAGACGCGGGAGACCTGA
- a CDS encoding 3-deoxy-manno-octulosonate cytidylyltransferase, giving the protein MTPLVVIPARLASTRLPDKPLADIHGRPMIVQVWLRAMEADVGPVLVACAEQAIADAVEAAGGRAVLTRPDHPSGSDRIWEAVQLVDPEGRHDVVVNLQGDLPNLDPAVLRAVLVPLEDSAVDIGTAAVLIEDPAERDDPHVVKALGDFGGGRIAQAQDFLRKLPEGHGGPAYHHVGIYAYRREALARFVALPPSARELERKLEQMRAMDDGLRIDLALIDSDPLGVDTPVDLARIRELMAPSAG; this is encoded by the coding sequence ATGACTCCTCTCGTCGTCATTCCGGCGCGCCTGGCATCCACGCGCCTGCCCGACAAGCCGCTGGCCGACATTCACGGCCGGCCGATGATCGTGCAGGTCTGGCTTCGCGCCATGGAGGCCGACGTCGGCCCGGTGCTGGTGGCCTGCGCCGAGCAGGCGATCGCCGACGCCGTCGAGGCGGCGGGCGGCCGGGCGGTGCTGACCCGCCCCGATCATCCCAGCGGCTCCGACCGGATCTGGGAGGCGGTCCAGCTCGTCGACCCCGAGGGCCGTCACGACGTGGTCGTCAACCTGCAGGGCGATCTGCCGAACCTCGACCCTGCGGTTCTGCGCGCGGTGCTGGTGCCCCTGGAGGACTCTGCGGTCGACATCGGGACCGCGGCGGTCCTGATCGAAGACCCGGCCGAACGCGACGATCCCCATGTGGTCAAAGCCCTGGGCGACTTCGGGGGCGGACGGATCGCGCAGGCGCAGGATTTCCTGCGCAAGCTGCCCGAGGGGCACGGCGGCCCCGCCTATCACCACGTCGGCATCTACGCCTACCGCCGCGAGGCCCTGGCCCGCTTCGTCGCCCTGCCGCCCTCGGCCCGCGAGCTGGAGCGCAAGCTGGAGCAGATGCGGGCCATGGACGACGGCCTCAGGATCGACCTGGCCTTGATTGACAGCGATCCGCTCGGTGTCGATACTCCCGTTGATCTGGCCCGGATCCGCGAGCTCATGGCACCTTCGGCCGGATAG
- a CDS encoding succinylglutamate desuccinylase/aspartoacylase family protein, whose translation MRTCFAFVASLLTLAIAEGSAQAKTELTGDVIDGKPVISKLDVASLEGGKLHKFFFSPGDTNIGHGYYVPIMVAKGPNDGIRLLLNASVHGDELNGIAVIERIFAKLDPESLTGAVVAIPGVNPSGMLHDSRYYRASTDGGATEDLNRLAPGKEGSSNPAERYNDKLWSQIYDGNVDYAIDMHTQSRGTEYPLFVFADFRNPKIRRMAELLQPDMIKIDKGQEGTFETTFVESGVPAVTYEIGSPKKYQWDYIEHAQKGIRNVMVDLGMLQGEIEDLGIETFVGNEYSTVRADVGGFTEVLVELKEEVSKGQSVALQRNAFGELRAEYEAPFDGRVLSLATDPVREPGLTVVRVLRLNGEESCRYGC comes from the coding sequence ATGCGCACATGCTTCGCGTTCGTCGCATCGCTCTTGACCCTCGCGATTGCGGAGGGATCGGCCCAAGCGAAGACCGAGCTGACCGGCGACGTCATCGACGGCAAGCCGGTGATCTCCAAGCTCGACGTGGCCAGCCTGGAGGGCGGCAAGCTTCACAAGTTTTTCTTTTCCCCCGGCGACACCAACATCGGGCACGGCTACTACGTCCCGATCATGGTCGCCAAGGGACCGAACGACGGCATCCGCCTGCTGCTGAATGCCTCGGTACACGGCGACGAGCTCAACGGCATCGCCGTGATCGAGCGGATCTTCGCGAAGCTGGATCCGGAGTCCTTGACCGGCGCGGTCGTCGCGATACCCGGCGTCAACCCCTCCGGTATGCTCCACGACAGCCGGTACTATCGCGCCAGCACCGACGGTGGCGCGACAGAGGACCTCAACCGGCTGGCGCCCGGCAAAGAGGGCTCCAGCAACCCGGCCGAGCGTTACAACGACAAGCTCTGGTCGCAGATCTACGACGGCAACGTCGACTACGCGATCGACATGCATACCCAGTCGCGCGGCACGGAGTATCCGCTCTTCGTCTTCGCCGACTTTCGCAATCCCAAGATCCGGCGCATGGCCGAACTGCTGCAGCCGGACATGATCAAGATCGACAAGGGGCAGGAGGGCACCTTCGAGACCACCTTTGTCGAATCCGGGGTTCCCGCCGTCACCTACGAGATCGGCAGCCCGAAGAAGTACCAGTGGGACTACATCGAACACGCCCAGAAGGGCATCCGCAACGTGATGGTCGACCTCGGCATGCTGCAGGGCGAGATCGAAGACCTGGGAATCGAGACCTTCGTCGGCAACGAGTACAGCACCGTGCGCGCAGACGTCGGCGGCTTCACCGAGGTGCTGGTCGAGCTCAAGGAGGAGGTCAGCAAGGGTCAGAGCGTGGCCCTTCAGCGCAACGCCTTCGGCGAGCTCAGGGCGGAATACGAAGCGCCCTTCGACGGCCGCGTGCTCTCGCTGGCGACCGATCCGGTCCGCGAACCGGGTCTGACCGTGGTGCGGGTCCTGCGCTTGAACGGCGAGGAGAGCTGCCGCTACGGCTGCTGA
- a CDS encoding extracellular solute-binding protein codes for MRPTGAALALLLALAAQPADAETESAGGAEAGQKIHRAHAIAMHGEPKYGPDFTHFDYVNPDAPKGGTLRVGTRGTFDSFNPWIARGTPISPGGDTLLTKSADEAFTEYCLICESVEWPEDRSWVTFHLRPEARWHDGQPITPEDVIFSLDILKAKGRPIYRFYYGSIERAEKVGPRSVKFHFAEEQNRELPLIAGQLPILAKHHWEARDFEKTTLEPPVTSGPYKVTDWEPGRYVVYERVDDYWGKDLPVNRGRHNFDRRRTNFYRDETVIRQALKAGQLDYRDENTAKSWAKDYEVPAVARGLLKMVAFKHGRPTGMQAFVFNTRRPVFKDRKVREALGYAFDFEWTNPTLFFGQYTRNYSYFGNSELASTGLPQGRELEILEPYRGKVPDKVFTEAFLVPKTDGRGWPRENLLKAATLLEEAGWKVDSKGVLRNAESGKPFVFEMLLVSPAFQRIALPMARNMKRLGIEMKVRLVDSSQYINRLRAKDYDMLSSGWGQSSSPGNEQRNYWSTASADAAGSRNFPGIKDPVIDDLIELLIQAPSREELIFRTRALDRVLLWGFYIIPAWHLQVDRILYWDKFSYPETPPSDGTSTDFWWFDEDKAAALGAQMPGTRQGNGIAGQASQGFDGRKLFGLSFFIVLIVAAWFAFRVGSRRRDEGIAVIES; via the coding sequence TTGCGCCCGACCGGCGCCGCCCTGGCCCTGCTGCTCGCCCTGGCCGCACAGCCCGCGGACGCGGAGACCGAAAGCGCCGGCGGCGCGGAGGCCGGCCAGAAGATCCACCGCGCCCACGCCATCGCCATGCACGGCGAGCCCAAGTACGGCCCGGACTTCACCCACTTCGACTACGTCAACCCGGATGCACCCAAGGGCGGGACGCTGCGGGTCGGCACGCGCGGCACCTTCGATTCCTTCAATCCCTGGATTGCCAGGGGCACGCCGATCTCGCCGGGCGGCGACACGCTCCTGACCAAGAGTGCCGACGAAGCCTTCACCGAATACTGCCTGATCTGCGAGTCCGTGGAGTGGCCCGAAGATCGCTCCTGGGTGACCTTTCACCTGCGTCCCGAGGCCCGCTGGCACGACGGACAGCCGATCACGCCCGAGGACGTGATCTTCTCCCTCGATATCCTCAAGGCGAAGGGCCGGCCGATCTACAGGTTCTATTACGGCTCGATCGAGCGGGCCGAGAAGGTCGGGCCACGATCCGTCAAGTTCCATTTCGCCGAGGAGCAGAACCGGGAACTGCCGCTGATCGCCGGCCAGCTGCCGATCCTGGCCAAGCACCACTGGGAAGCGCGCGACTTCGAAAAGACGACGCTCGAGCCGCCGGTCACGAGCGGTCCCTACAAGGTCACCGACTGGGAACCTGGCCGCTACGTCGTCTACGAACGGGTCGATGACTATTGGGGCAAGGACCTGCCGGTCAATCGCGGCCGGCACAACTTCGACCGCCGCCGGACCAACTTCTATCGCGACGAGACGGTGATCCGGCAGGCGCTGAAGGCCGGCCAGCTGGACTATCGAGACGAGAACACGGCCAAGTCCTGGGCCAAGGACTACGAGGTTCCGGCCGTCGCTCGCGGCCTCCTAAAGATGGTGGCGTTCAAGCACGGCCGTCCGACCGGCATGCAGGCCTTCGTCTTCAATACGCGCCGCCCGGTCTTCAAGGACCGCAAGGTCCGGGAGGCGCTGGGCTATGCCTTCGATTTCGAGTGGACCAATCCGACGCTCTTCTTCGGCCAGTACACGCGCAACTACAGCTATTTCGGGAATTCCGAGCTGGCCTCGACCGGGCTGCCGCAGGGCCGCGAGCTCGAGATCCTAGAGCCCTACCGCGGCAAGGTCCCTGACAAGGTCTTCACGGAGGCGTTCCTGGTCCCCAAGACCGACGGGCGCGGCTGGCCACGGGAGAACCTGCTGAAGGCCGCAACACTGTTGGAAGAGGCGGGCTGGAAGGTCGACTCAAAGGGTGTCTTGCGCAATGCGGAAAGTGGCAAGCCCTTCGTGTTCGAGATGCTCCTGGTCAGCCCCGCGTTTCAGCGCATCGCCCTGCCCATGGCACGCAACATGAAGCGGCTCGGCATAGAGATGAAGGTGCGCCTGGTCGATTCCTCGCAATACATCAACCGGCTCAGAGCCAAGGACTACGACATGCTGTCGTCCGGTTGGGGCCAGAGCAGTTCTCCCGGTAACGAGCAACGCAACTACTGGTCGACCGCATCCGCCGATGCTGCGGGTTCGCGCAACTTTCCGGGGATCAAGGATCCAGTCATCGACGACCTGATCGAGCTTCTAATCCAGGCGCCAAGCCGCGAAGAGCTGATCTTCAGGACCCGAGCTCTGGACCGTGTCCTGCTTTGGGGTTTCTACATCATCCCGGCATGGCATCTGCAGGTCGATCGAATCCTTTATTGGGACAAGTTCTCCTACCCGGAGACGCCGCCGTCGGACGGCACATCGACCGACTTCTGGTGGTTCGATGAAGACAAGGCCGCCGCCCTCGGGGCGCAGATGCCGGGCACCCGACAGGGCAATGGGATCGCGGGCCAAGCGAGCCAGGGATTTGACGGGCGCAAGCTCTTCGGCCTTTCCTTCTTCATCGTCCTGATCGTCGCCGCCTGGTTCGCCTTCCGGGTTGGCAGCCGCCGACGGGACGAGGGGATTGCGGTGATCGAGTCATGA
- a CDS encoding inositol monophosphatase family protein, with protein MPADGSVDRLEGYLALAERLAEQARAVTRRWFAAPPPVEDKADASPVTAADREAEALMRAGIAAAHPEHGILGEEYGQERGDAEFVWVLDPIDGTKRFITGQPWFGTLISLTRQGRPILGVIDLPMLDQRWTGALGRPTLLRQGDSVGEARTRPCAGPGAAILGATSPEMFHGQDAAAYRRLRQAVKFPVFGGECLSYGLLASGRIDLVLEADLGVYDYLAQVPVIEGAGGKITDWRGRPLTLGSDGRVLAAGDPRLHAAALALLAGD; from the coding sequence GTGCCGGCGGACGGCAGCGTAGACCGGCTGGAGGGCTATCTCGCGCTGGCCGAGCGCCTGGCGGAGCAAGCCCGGGCCGTCACCCGGCGCTGGTTCGCCGCCCCGCCGCCGGTCGAGGACAAGGCCGACGCCTCGCCTGTGACCGCCGCCGACCGGGAGGCCGAGGCGCTGATGCGGGCGGGGATCGCCGCGGCCCATCCCGAGCACGGCATCCTCGGCGAAGAATACGGCCAGGAGCGGGGCGACGCCGAGTTCGTCTGGGTCCTGGACCCGATCGACGGCACCAAGCGCTTCATCACCGGCCAGCCCTGGTTCGGCACCTTGATCAGTCTCACCCGGCAGGGCCGGCCGATCCTCGGTGTGATCGATCTCCCGATGCTCGATCAGCGCTGGACCGGCGCCCTGGGGCGACCGACCTTGCTGCGCCAGGGCGACAGCGTCGGCGAGGCCCGGACCCGGCCCTGCGCCGGGCCGGGCGCGGCGATTCTCGGCGCGACCTCGCCGGAAATGTTCCATGGCCAGGACGCCGCGGCCTACCGGCGCCTGCGCCAGGCGGTGAAGTTCCCGGTCTTCGGCGGCGAGTGCCTGTCCTACGGCCTGCTGGCGAGCGGCCGCATCGACCTGGTGCTGGAGGCCGACCTCGGGGTCTACGACTACCTGGCCCAGGTGCCGGTCATCGAGGGCGCCGGCGGCAAGATCACCGATTGGCGGGGCCGGCCGCTGACCCTCGGCTCCGACGGCCGGGTGCTCGCCGCCGGCGATCCGCGCCTCCACGCGGCCGCCCTGGCGCTGCTCGCCGGCGATTAA
- a CDS encoding ABC transporter ATP-binding protein: MPDEGMGGGPLLRVSSLGVNFRSHHGKTAAVRGVSFDIEKGKTLALVGESGSGKSVSALSILQLLPYPAATHTLGSSVVFKGQQLMGAPARKLRQVRGDQISMIFQEPMTSLNPLHKVEKQIAETLILHKGLNPQQCRGRVLELLRLVGLQDPEKRLGAYPHELSGGQRQRVMIAMALANEPDLLIADEPTTALDVTIQAQILKLLKELQQKFGMAMLLITHDLAIVRKMADRVCVMTEGEIVEAGTAWDIFERPQHPYTQKLLAAEPKGAPIAAPASAPVVMRGEDVKVHFPIKKGVLKRTVDHVRAVDGVTLTVREGHTVGVVGESGSGKTTLGLALLRLLSSKGGIAFKGETIQGLGSTALRPLRREMQIVFQDPFGSLSPRLSIGQIVEEGLKVHELGGSPAEREEMIVAALQEVGLDPASRHRYPHEFSGGQRQRVAIARAMVLKPRFVVLDEPTSALDMSVQAQIVDLLRDLQERHKLAYMFISHDLKVVRALADEVIVLRNGQVMEHGPAQKIFESPDHPYTQALMKAAFELEAVETGVVAM; this comes from the coding sequence ATGCCGGACGAAGGCATGGGCGGCGGTCCGCTCCTCAGGGTCAGCAGCCTGGGGGTCAACTTCCGCTCGCACCACGGCAAGACCGCGGCGGTCCGGGGCGTCTCCTTCGACATCGAGAAGGGCAAGACCCTGGCCCTGGTCGGCGAGAGCGGCTCGGGCAAGTCGGTCTCGGCGCTGTCGATCCTGCAGCTCCTGCCCTACCCGGCCGCGACCCACACCCTCGGCTCCTCCGTCGTCTTCAAGGGCCAGCAGCTGATGGGCGCGCCGGCGCGCAAGCTGCGCCAGGTCCGCGGCGACCAGATCTCGATGATCTTCCAGGAGCCGATGACCTCGCTCAACCCCCTGCACAAGGTCGAGAAGCAGATCGCCGAGACCCTGATCCTGCACAAGGGCCTGAACCCGCAGCAGTGCCGCGGCCGGGTGCTGGAGCTGCTGCGCCTGGTCGGCCTGCAGGACCCGGAGAAGCGCCTGGGCGCCTATCCGCACGAGCTCTCGGGCGGCCAGCGCCAGCGGGTCATGATCGCCATGGCGCTGGCCAACGAGCCCGACCTGCTGATCGCCGACGAGCCGACCACGGCGCTGGACGTCACCATCCAGGCGCAGATCCTGAAGCTGCTGAAGGAGCTGCAGCAGAAGTTCGGCATGGCCATGCTGCTGATCACCCACGACCTGGCGATCGTCCGCAAGATGGCCGACCGGGTCTGCGTCATGACCGAGGGCGAGATCGTCGAGGCCGGCACGGCCTGGGACATCTTCGAGCGGCCCCAGCATCCCTACACCCAGAAGCTGCTGGCCGCCGAGCCCAAGGGCGCGCCGATCGCAGCCCCGGCCAGCGCGCCGGTCGTGATGCGCGGCGAGGACGTCAAGGTCCACTTCCCGATCAAGAAGGGCGTGCTCAAGCGTACCGTCGACCACGTGCGCGCCGTCGACGGGGTGACCCTGACGGTGCGCGAAGGCCACACCGTCGGCGTGGTCGGCGAGAGCGGCTCCGGCAAGACCACGCTCGGCCTGGCGCTGCTGCGCCTGCTTTCGTCGAAGGGCGGGATCGCCTTCAAGGGCGAGACCATCCAGGGCCTGGGCAGCACCGCGCTCCGGCCGCTGCGGCGCGAGATGCAGATCGTGTTCCAGGACCCCTTCGGCTCCTTGAGCCCGCGCCTCTCGATCGGCCAGATCGTCGAGGAGGGCCTGAAGGTCCACGAGCTGGGCGGCAGCCCGGCCGAGCGCGAGGAGATGATCGTCGCCGCACTGCAGGAGGTCGGCCTCGACCCGGCCTCGCGGCACCGCTATCCCCACGAGTTCTCCGGCGGCCAGCGCCAGCGCGTCGCCATCGCCCGGGCCATGGTCCTGAAGCCGCGCTTCGTCGTGCTCGACGAGCCGACTTCGGCCCTGGACATGTCGGTCCAGGCCCAGATCGTCGACCTCTTGCGCGATCTGCAGGAAAGGCACAAGCTGGCCTACATGTTCATCAGCCACGACCTTAAGGTGGTCCGTGCCCTGGCCGACGAGGTCATCGTGCTGCGCAACGGCCAGGTCATGGAGCACGGACCGGCGCAGAAGATCTTCGAGTCGCCCGATCACCCCTACACCCAGGCGCTCATGAAGGCCGCCTTCGAGCTGGAAGCGGTCGAGACCGGCGTCGTCGCCATGTGA
- a CDS encoding cytochrome c family protein, whose translation MDSLELNKIVAAILAAGVIAMTAGFFAGFVVPVAEAPEERAYVIATPGEDEAVADAEPAEAVEESVMVLLASVDPVAGEKVSKKCTACHSFDEGGANRVGPNLWDIVGRQIAAVEGYGYSDALSGMSGEIWSYESLDAFLAAPKTWAPGTKMAYAGLKKVEDRAELIAYLRSLSNDPQPLPEPAPAEEPAAESASEGTGEMAAETSGEIAAETEPDPAEAAAEIAEAAEGEAAGEATAAVAAAAAAETQQVAAEATETQEAAAPASDAAAGLGAMIAAADPAAGQKVARKCKACHTFDSGGKNRVGPALYGVLGRGIAGVEGYSYSSAFEGKAGETWNYDNMAAFLAKPKEWAPGTKMAFAGLRKEEDIAAMLAYLRQQHDSPPALPE comes from the coding sequence ATGGACTCCCTCGAACTGAACAAGATCGTCGCAGCCATCCTGGCCGCCGGTGTCATCGCCATGACGGCCGGCTTCTTCGCCGGCTTCGTCGTGCCGGTGGCGGAAGCGCCGGAAGAGCGAGCCTATGTCATCGCGACGCCCGGCGAGGACGAAGCCGTGGCCGATGCGGAACCAGCCGAGGCGGTCGAGGAGTCGGTCATGGTGCTGCTCGCCTCGGTCGATCCGGTGGCCGGCGAGAAGGTCTCCAAGAAGTGCACGGCCTGCCACAGCTTCGACGAGGGCGGCGCCAACCGGGTCGGGCCCAACCTCTGGGACATCGTCGGCCGTCAGATCGCCGCGGTGGAGGGCTACGGCTATTCCGATGCGCTGTCCGGCATGTCGGGCGAGATCTGGAGCTACGAGAGCCTGGACGCCTTCCTGGCCGCCCCCAAGACCTGGGCGCCGGGGACCAAGATGGCCTATGCCGGCCTGAAGAAGGTCGAAGACCGGGCCGAGCTGATCGCCTACCTGCGGAGCCTGAGCAACGACCCGCAGCCGCTGCCGGAGCCCGCGCCGGCGGAGGAGCCGGCCGCCGAGTCGGCCAGCGAGGGCACCGGCGAGATGGCGGCCGAAACGAGCGGCGAGATCGCCGCGGAGACGGAGCCGGACCCTGCCGAGGCCGCGGCGGAGATCGCCGAAGCGGCTGAGGGCGAGGCCGCCGGCGAAGCGACCGCCGCAGTGGCGGCAGCCGCGGCCGCCGAGACCCAGCAGGTGGCCGCCGAGGCCACCGAGACCCAGGAAGCGGCCGCGCCCGCGTCGGACGCCGCAGCCGGCCTCGGCGCGATGATCGCCGCCGCGGATCCCGCCGCCGGCCAGAAGGTCGCGCGCAAGTGCAAGGCCTGCCACACCTTCGACAGCGGCGGCAAGAACCGGGTCGGGCCGGCGCTCTACGGCGTTCTCGGCCGGGGGATCGCCGGCGTCGAGGGCTACAGCTATTCCTCGGCCTTCGAGGGCAAGGCGGGCGAGACCTGGAACTACGACAACATGGCGGCCTTCCTGGCCAAGCCCAAGGAGTGGGCGCCGGGGACCAAGATGGCCTTCGCCGGCCTGCGCAAGGAAGAGGACATCGCGGCCATGCTGGCCTACCTGCGCCAGCAGCACGACAGCCCGCCCGCCCTGCCGGAATAG